A segment of the Amycolatopsis thermophila genome:
CGGCCACCAGGGCGAGCATCGCCAGGAACGGCATCCCGTAAGCGAGCACCGGCGTGCCCGGCCGTCCCGACAGGTCCCCGCCGACCACCAGCGCGACTCCGGCGAGTCCGGCCACCAGTCCCGCCCACCGCAGTGGCCCGGCTCGTTCGCCGAGCACGAACTGCCCGAGCACCACCGCGACGATCGGTTGCAGCGCGGCGATCAGCGCCGACGTCCCGGGCGCGACGCCGAGATCGGCCGCCGCGTACACGAAGTACAGGTAGGCGCCCTGGGAGAGCACGCCGAGACCCGCCTGGACGGCGACGTCGCGTGGTCGCATCGAGCGCCGCCGGAACACCCACCAGGCACCGAGCAGCAGGCCGGCGACGATGAACCGCCAGGCGAGCAGGGTCACCGCGCCGCTGGACCGGGAACCCAGCGTGGCGCCCACGAACCCCGAGCTCCAGAACAGGACGAACCCGGCCCCGGCGATGACGTTCCGGCCCATGCGGCCTCCTCCATGTATACCGTTCTGTGTAGTCACGGTAGCTATACCGGTGGGTGTACTGTCAAATCGTGGAGACGCAGAAGCCGCTGACCCCGGCCGCCGAACGCATCCTCGAGGTCGCCGGGAAACTGTTCTACGACAACGGGATCCACGCGGTCGGCGTGGACACCATCGCCGCCGAGGCCGGCGTCACCAAGAAAACCCTGTACGACCGGTTCGGCTCGAAGGCCGAGCTGATCGCGCTCTACCTGCGCCGCCGCGACGAGCGGTGGCGGGAGCGGGTGCGGGCGTTCGCGGACCCGCGCGCGACGCCGGAGCGTCGCCTCCTGCGGGTGTTCGATGCGTTGGCCGACTGGATGCGGACCGAGAACGCGCGGGGCTGCGCCTTCGTGAACGCGCACGCGGAGCTACCCGCGGCTGATCACCCAGGGCGGCAGGTGATCGCGGAGTCGAAGCGGTGGCTGCTGGACTACCTGCGCGGGCTCGCGACGGAGGCCGGGGTGCGGCGGCCGGGTCGGTTGGCGGAGGAGCTGTTGATCCTCGTGGAGGGTGCGACGGTGGCGGCTTCGCTGGGGGTGGCGCCGACAGCGGTGGCGACGGCGAAGCGGCTGGCGAAGGGGTTGCTGCAGGAGGCGGCTGAGTGAAGGGCGCGTGTGTGGTGGAAGCCGGTGGTGCGGCGGCCGGGTGAGGTGGGCCAAGCTCGCGGCGGGAGGCGGGGTGCGGGGCGCGGCCTGGCGGCGGAAGCCGGGTGCCGGGGCGGCCGGGTGAGGTGGGCCGGGCTCCGGGCGGCAGCCGGAGTGCGGGGCGCTGACGGCGGCTGGGGTGCGTGTCCGATGGCGCCGCCTCGGGGCGGTGGCCGGTGGCCGGGTGAGCTGGTGGGTTTGCGGCCGGAGATGGGGTTGAGGTGTGGCGGAGGCTGGGGTGCGCGTCCGTGGGCGCGGCTCGCGACGGTGGCGCCCGCTCGCGACGATGGCCGGGATGCGGAGGCTGGGTGAGCTGGGGGGTTTGCGGCCGGATCCGGGGCGGGAGGCCGGGGTGCGCAGCCGGTGGCTGGCGGGGTGCGGCCGGTTGGGGGAGCGGTCTCGCGGTGGAAGCCGGGGAGCCGGAGCGGCCGAGCGAGGTGGGTCGGCGGGAGCCGTGGTGCGGGGTCGGGCGGTGCGCGGCCCGGTGGGGCGGGAGCCGGAGCGACCGAGCGAGGTGGCCGGCGAGAGCCGAGGTCCGGCGGTGCGCGGCCCGGTGGGGGCGGGAGCCGGCGGGCGGGGGAGGGGGTGCTGACCCCTGGAAGGCGCGGCGCGTCCGGCAAGGTGCGTGCCGACGGCGTGGGCGGGCCGGCGGAGTCGGCGATCCCGGGGCCCGCACCCACACCGCGCGTGCTTCGTCCGCCACCACATCGTGCGCCGACGGGATGGGTGCAGTGCCCGCTGAGGCTCAGCCGAGGGACGCCGCCGGGTCGTGGACGCTCATCGCGGCCGTCAGGTCCTCCCGCGCCCGGAACACCCTCGACCGGATCGTTCCGATGGCGCACTCGCACACCTGGGCCGCCTCGGCGTAGGACAGCCCGATGACCTGCGTCAGCACGAACGCCTCGCGCCGCTCGGGTTCCAGGTCCGCCACCAGCTTCCGCAGCACGACGAGGCGACCGTGGTCCGGCGTCCGGGCGCCGCCCTGCTCGGCGGCCGCCACCCAGTCCTCGACCTGGCTCGTCCGCGGCCGGCGCCGCGCGGTGCGCAGGTGATCGGCCGCGACCCGCTTCCCGATCGACAACAACCACATCCGCGCGGGCGACCGCCCGGCGAACGACGGCAGCGCCGCGAAAGCCCGCAGGTACGTCTCCTGCGTCAGGTCCTCCGCTACGCCGGGATCCGACAAGTAGGTCAGCAACCGGTGCAGCTGCCGCTGCGTGCCGGACACGAAGCGTTCGGCGGCCACCCGATCGCCGCGCGCCGCCGCGAACGCGTGCCGGGTGATCTCGTCGTCGTCCACTTCGCGTTCCTCCCAGTGCGGCCCCGGCCGATGACCCCACGGCCCCGGCATCACGCGGCGTCAATGGAACATCACCGCAGCGTGAAATCCCAACCGCTCCCAGCATCCGGTGCGGTGAGGGGGAACCATCGCCCAGCGCCCGACGACCAGGCGGATATGGACTGTGCGACCGCGCGCGAGGCGATCTCGGCCACCCTCGACGGCGAGGACCCCGGCGTGGACCCGTCCGCGCTGGACCGGCACGTCACCTCCTGCCCGGCCTGCCTGACCTGGCAGGACGACGCGGCCGCGGTCACCAGGCTCGCCCGCCTGGAACCGGCCGGGGCCACGCCCGACGTCGCGCCACGCGTACTCGGCCACCGGCCCGTACCGTCCGGCTCGGCGAAGTCGGACTGGCCGCGCTGGTCACTGGCGATCGCGGCAGTCGCCCAGCTCTCGCTGGTCGTGTCCCTGCTGTTCCTGCCGCCCGGGATGGGCGGCGCGATGGCGGTCCAGCCCGGATCACACCTCGAGCACGAGGCGGCGGCGTTCAACTTCGCCATCGCGATCGCCCTGCTGTGGGCGGCCGCGAAACCCCGCCAGGCCCGGGCCCAGCTGCCGGTGCTGCTCAGCTTCACGGCCCTGCTGGTGGGGTTGTCGCTGCTGGACCTGATCGGCGGCCGTGTCGGCTGGCCGCGCCTCGGCACGCATCTACCGCTGCTGTTCGGGGTGTTCTGCGCGGTGCTGATCGCCCGGCGCGGCGGTCGCCGACCGGACCCGGCCGACCACGGCCACGAAACCGTGGACGGGCGGCCTACCCGGTCCAGCCGGCATCAGCCCCCGGCGGCGCGGCGCAACGTGGCCTGATCGAGGTGATCGGTGGACACCCAGGCGGCGAGCAACTCCAGTGCCCGTTCGGACTCCGAACCGGGCTCCGCGGTGTAGGTGACCAGCGCCTGGTCGGGCTCGTCCGGCAGGCGCAACGTCTCGTATCGCAGGTGCAGATCGCCCACCAGCGGGTTGCGGATCAGCTTGTGCCCGTGGGCCTTCTCCCGCACGCGGTGTCCGGCCCAGAGCCGGCGGAACAGGTCGCTGCCCAGCGACAGCTCGCCGATCAGCTGGGCCAGACGCGGGTCGTCGGGGCACCGGCCGGCCTCGGCGCGCAGGTTGGCCACCAGGTCCTGGCAGACCTGGTCGAACTCGGGGTGCAGGACGCGCGCCTCGTCCTCGTTGAGGAAGATCAGCTTCGGCATGTTGCGCTCCTCCGGCGGCACCGAGCCGAAGTCGAAGGCGATCGCCCCGCCCATCGGGTTCCAGGTCAGCACGTCCAGGTAGCGGCCCAAGATGAACGCGGGCACCGCCATGGCGTCCAGCAACTGCTGCAACGCCGGGCGCACCTGCTGCGCCGGAGAGCGCACCGGCCGCTTGCGACGTGGCGTCGCGAGGTTGTGCAGGTACCGGCGCTCGTCCGGAGTGAATCGCAATGCACGGGCGAGTGAATCGAGCACCTCGTCGGACACGTTCCGCGCGCGCCCCTGCTCCAACCGGGTCAGGTAGTCGACGCTGATGCCAGCCAGCTGGGCCAGTTCCTCCCGGCGCAGCCCGGCGACCCGCCGACGGGTCACCCCCTGCGGCAGGCCCAGGTCCTGCGGGTCCAGCGCGGCACGCCGGGCCTTGAGGAACGCGCCCAGTTCGGCTTGATCGACCATGCCTCCAGTATCCGGACGCGTCCACCGACTTGCCTGGTACTGACAGACCCAGGCCGAAACGTGGAGGCCACCCGCGCGGGGTGGCCTCCACGGCACTCACTTGCCGCCGCGCGCCATGCGGAGCACGTCGAGCGCCTCGTCGAGCTGGGCCTCGGTGAGCTTGCCCTGCTCGATGTACCCGCGCTCGATGACGACCTCGCGGATCGTCTTCAGCTCCTTCAGAGCCTGCTTGGCGACCGCCGCGGCCTCCTCGTAGCCGATGTAGGAGTTCAGCGGCGTCACGATCGACGGCGAACCCTCGGCGTAGGCCCTGGTGCGCTCCTCGTTGACCGTGATCCCGGCGATCACCTTGTCGGCGAGCAGGCGCGACACCGCGGCCAGCAGGCGCGCCGACTCGAGCACGTTGCGCGCGATCACCGGCAGGTTCACGTTGAGCTGGAAGTTGCCCTGCGAACCGGCGTAGGCCACCGCCGCGTCGTTCCCGATCACCTGCGCGACCACCTGCAGCGTCGCCTCCGGGATGACCGGGTTGACCTTGCCCGGCATGATCGACGACCCGGGCTGCAGGTCCGGCAGCTGCAGCTCGGCCAGGCCGGTGCGCGGGCCGGAACCCAGCCAGCGCAGGTCGTTGGCGATCTTGGCCAGCGACACCGCCACCGTCCGCAGGTGTCCCGAGGTCTCGACCACGCTGTCCTGGCTGGCCTGCGCCTCGAAGTGGTTGCGCGCCTCGGTCAGCGGCAGGCCGGTGACCTTCGCCAGCTCGCCGGCCACCGCGGCGCCGAAGCCCTCCGGCGCGTTCAGGCCGGACCCGACCGCGGTGCCGCCGATCGGCAGTTCACCGAGCCGGCCCAGCCCGGACTCCAGCCGCTCGATGCCGAACCGGACCTGCGCCGCCCACGCCCCGGCCTCCTGGCCGAGCGTGATCGGCACGGCGTCCATCAGGTGCGTGCGGCCGGACTTGACGATGTCCTGCCACTCGCCGGCGCGCGTTTCGATCGTCTCGGCGAGGTGCTTCAGCGCCGGGATGACGTCGGCCAGCACGGCCTCGGTGGCGGCGATGTGGATCGTCGTCGGGAACGTGTCGTTCGACGACTGCGAGGCGTTGACGTGGTCGTTCGGGTGCACGTCGCTGCCCAGCGCGCGGCTCGCCAGCGTCGCGATGACCTCGTTGGCGTTCATGTTCGACGACGTGCCGGAGCCGGTCTGGAACACGTCGATGGGGAAGTGCTCGTCGTGCTTGCCCTCAGCCACCTCGTCGGCGGCCTGCGCGATCGCTTCCGCCAGATCGGCGTCGAGCACGCCGAAGCGGGCGTTGACCCGCGCCGCGGCGGCTTTGAGCAGGCCGAGCGCGCGGATCTGGGCGCGCTCGAGGCCGCGGCCGGAGATCGGGAAGTTCTCGACGGCGCGCTGGGTCTGGGCCCGGTACAGCGCGTCGACGGGCACCCTCACCTCGCCCATCGTGTCGTGTTCGATCCGGTATTCCTGTTCAGCCATAACCCGAGTCTGGCCCTTCCGCCCGGCGCTCGCTCCGTGTGTTTGAGCACCCGGAATGGTTAGATCGAAGGTGAGGTGGATCACGGCGAAGGGCGGTTGGTCCATGGATCTGTCAGTGGACGTGCTGATCGTCGGGGCGGGCCCGACCGGGTTGTTCGCCGCGTACTACGCCGGTTTCCGCGGGCTGTCGATGGCGGTGGTCGACTCGCTGCCGGAGGCCGGTGGCCAGGTCACCGCGATGTACCCGGAGAAACTGATCTACGACGTCGGCGGGTTTCCGGCGGTCCGCGGCCGCGACCTGGTCAAGGGCCTGGTCGAGCAGGCGGCGCCGTGGAACCCGCGGTACCTGCTCGGACGCAAGGCCGAGGAGCTGCGCCGCGGCGCCGACGGGCTCGACGTGGTCCTCGACGGCGGCGAGGTGGTGCACGCCGGGGCGGTGCTGATCACGGCCGGGATCGGTGAGTTCACCCCGCGCCCGCTGCCCGCCGGTGACGGCTGGCTGGGCCGCGGCATGGTCCACTTCGTGCCGTCGCTGGACGCGCACGCGGGTCAGGACGTCGTGGTGGTCGGCGGCGGCGACTCGGCGTTCGACTGGGTGCTGGCGCTGCACCCGCTCGCGGCGAGCGTGACACTCGTGCACCGGCGGGCGAAGTTCCGGGCCGCCGAGTCGATCGTCGGGCAGGCCCGCGAGCTGGGGGCGCGGATCATCACCGATGCCGAGGTCACGGCCCTGCGGGAGGGGCCGGACGGGCGGCTCGCCGAGGTCGAGGTGCAGGTCAAGGGTGCCGAGCCGGAGGTGCTGCCGGCCCAGGCCGTGGTGGCCGCGCTCGGGTTCACCGCCGACCTCGGACCGATCGAGAACTGGGGACTCGACATACACCAGCGCGCCATCCGCGTCGACTCGACGATGGCGACCGGCGTCGAGCGGGTCTTCGCCGCCGGGGACGTCGCCGCCTACCCGGGCAAGGTCAAGCTCATCGCCACCGGGTTCGGCGAGGCCGCGACCGCGGTCAACAACATCGCCGTCACCCTCGATCCCGAGGCCCACCTGTTCCCCGGGCACTCCAGCAACGCCTGACTACGCGGGCGGCGCCGGAGTCGAGGTCGGAGTCGGTGTGGGGCTCGGCGACGGTGCGGGAGCCGGTCCCGGGTTGGGCGCCGGGCTCGGCGACGGAGCCGGAGTGGGCGCCGGAGCCGGTGTCGGCGACGGCGCTGGAGTGGGCGCCGGCGCCGGTGGTGGCGGCGGCGCCGGTGGTGGCGGCGGCGCCGTCTGCGAGGCGATCCACTGCGTGTACGCCACGGCCGAGGTGTAGATCGAGGGTGCGGTCGTGCAGGCCGGGTCGTTGTTGCCGGAGCGGCTGGTCAGGCCCAGCAGCAGCCACCGGTCGCCGGCCCGCACCAGTTCCGGGCCGCCCGAGTCGCCGTAGCAGGCGCCGGACTTGCCGCCGGGCGAGTCCGTGCACAGCTCGGTGGCGGCGTCCATCGATGCGCAGCGCGTCGCGTCGACCAGACTGGTGTCCAGTTGCTGCAGGTCGACCGGCGCCGCACCGCAGCCGGGCGTGGGGCAGGTCTGGCCCCAGCCGAGCAGCCGCACCGAGGTGCCGGCCGCGGTCGACGTGCCGAGCCCGACCGGCGCGGCCTGCACCGGTGCGGCCAGGTGGATCAGGGCGATGTCGCCGCCCGCGCCGCTCGGGTTGTAGTTCGGGTGCACGATCAGCCGGTCCGGCTTGGCGACCTCACCGCCCTGGGTGCGGTCGTTGCTGCCGATCCGGGCCGTGACCGCGTCCGGGGTCTGGTCGGACACGCAGTGCGCCGCGGTCAGCAGCCACTGCGGCGCGATCAGCGACGCGCCGCAGAAGTGCCGTCCCGCAGAGGTCTGCAGCGACGCCACGAACGAGTAGTTCTGGTCGGCGGACACGCCGCCGACCAGGTCCGGCCGGGCCGCCGCCTGCTGCGCGACCGTGCCCAGGGCGAGCAGACAGGCGGCGGCGATCAGCAGGAGGCGTTTCACGGCAGCGGTGGCACCACATCGTCGTCGGGGGTTCCGGTCAGGACGCCGTCGAAGTCGACGGAGGAGTACGCGCGGAGCTTGGTCAGGCGGTGGTAGCCGTCGATCAACCGCACCGTGCCCGACTTGGAGCGCATGACGATCGACTGGGTGGTCGCGCCGCCGGAGCGGTAGTGCACGCCGCGCAGCAGGTCACCGTCGGTGACACCGGTCGCGCAGAAGAACACGTTGTCGCCGCGCACCAGGTCGTCCGTGGTGAGCACCCGGTCCAGGTCGTGCCCGGCGCCGATCGCCTTCTCCCGCTCGGCGTCGTCCTTCGGCCACAGCCGGCCCTGCAGCTCGCCGCCCAGGCACTTCATCGCGCACGCGGTGATGATGCCCTCCGGCGTGCCGCCGATGCCGAACAGCATGTCGACACCGGTGGTCGGGCGGGCCGCGGCGATCGCGCCGGCCACGTCACCGTCGGAGATGAACCGGATCCGGGCGCCCGCCTCACGGACCTCCTTGACCAGCTGCTCGTGCCGCGGCCGGTCGAGGATGCAGACCGTCACGTCGGAGACCTCGGTGTGCTTGGCCTTGGCGACCCGGCGGATGTTCTCCGCGACCGGCGCGGACAGGTCGACCACGCCCGCCGCCTCCGGGCCCACCGCCAGCTTCTCCATGTAGAAGACCGCCGACGGGTCGAACATCGCGCCGCGCTCGGCGACCGCGAGGACGGCCAGCGCGTTCGGCATGCCCTTCGACATCAGCGTCGTGCCGTCGATCGGGTCCACGGCGACGTCGCAGGCCGGGCCGTCCCCGTTGCCCACCTCTTCGCCGTTGTAGAGCATCGGGGCTTCGTCCTTCTCGCCCTCACCGATGACGACGACGCCGCGCATCGAGACGGTCGAGATCAGCTGCCGCATCGCGTCGACGGCCGCGCCGTCGCCGGCGTTCTTGTCGCCCTTGCCGACCCAGCGTCCCGCGGCCATCGCCGCGGCCTCGGTGACGCGGACCAGCTCCATCGCGAGGTTGCGATCCGGCGCTTCCTTGCGTCTGGTCGAGCTCGGGGACGGGGTGCCGCTGGTCATTGCTGCCCTCCAGGTAGGTGCTGGCGCGGGTAACGATTCTCTCAGACTCGCGCGCGCTCGCAGGGCAATGTGCCGATGGTGAATGTCACCCTTCGTCGCCGTTGGTGGCGCCGTCGGTGTCCTCGACCGACTTCAACGCGTCCTCGATGCGCTCGCGCGCCCCCTCCAGGTGACGCTCGCAGACCTTGGCGAGGTGCTCGCCCTTCTCCCACAGCGTCAGCGACTGCTCCAGGGACAGACCGCCCGCCTCCAGCTCGCGGACCACCTCGATCAGCTGGTCGCGGGCCTGTTCATAGCCGAGTTCTTCGGTCACCGGGTTGTGCTCCTCGCGGGTCGACGAGCGCACACTACCGCGCTGGCCATCGCGTGGTCGTACCCGGCGAAGGCGGTGGCGAACTCCTGGCCGTCACCTTCCGTGATCGCGAGTTCGATGGATCCCTGGGCCTGCGCCACCCGCCTGCGGTGCGGTGCGCCCTCGTTGAACCACCACTTCGTGCCCACGTACGCCGAGGTCGCCTCCGACAGGCTGCGCAGCCGCGCGTCCAGGTCCCAGCGGCCCGGCACCGAACACCCCGCCAGCAGCGAGACCCAGCACGCGCCGGCCGCGGCCTCGGCCGCACCGGCGTGGTGGAGGACGGCGCGGGCGCCGGCTCGCGCGGCGGCGTCGGTGGTGAGCGGGAGGAACCTGGGGCTGCTCAGCACGGCCTACTCTCCTGGTTCGGTGGACTTCGTCACCGCATGCACCGCTCCGTCGACGACGCGCACGCGCAGCGGAGTTCCCTCCGCCACTTCGGAGATGTGCCGGAGCACCTGGAGGTTGCCTGCCTCGTCGTGATATTGCACGACCGCGTACCCGCGCTCGAGCGTCGCGGCCGGGCCGAGCGCGGTCAGCCTGCCGCGCGCGCCGGAGATCGCGGCCTGCTCGTGCGAGACCAGGTTCAGCATCGCGCGGCGGCCGCGTTCCCGGTGCAGCTCGATCTCATCCGCGCGGCGGTTGACCGGGCCCATCGGATCGGCCAGCACCGGGCGGCTGCGCAGCTGGTCCAGCAGGCGGCACTGGGTGTCGACCCAGCCGTGCAGGGCGCGGCGGGCGCGGTCGCGCATCTGCCGGACGCGCTCGGACTCCTCCTTGACGTCCGGCACGACACGCTTGCCCGCGTCGGTCGGGGTCGAGCAGCGCACGTCGGCGACGTGGTCCAGCAGCGGGGTGTCCGGTTCGTGCCCGATCGCGCTGACCACGGGCGTGCGGGCGGCGGCGACGGCGCGGCACAGTGTCTCGTCGGAGAAGGGCAGCAGGTCCTCGACGCTGCCGCCGCCGCGCGCGATCACGATGACCTCGACCGACGGGTCGGCGTCCAGCATGCGCAGCGCCTTGACGATCTGCGGCACGGCCTGCACGCCCTGCACCGCGGTGTTGACCACCTGGAACGGGGCGGCAGGCCAGCGGTTGTGCGCGTTGACCAGCACGTCCCGCTCGGCGGCCGACGCGCGCCCGGTGATCAGGCCGATGCCCTTGGGCAGGAACGGCAGACGACGTTTGCGCTCCTTCGCGAACAGACCCTCCGCGGCCAGCAGGCGGCGCAGGCGTTCGATGCGCGCGAGCAGCTCACCGATCCCGACCGCGCGGATCTCGGTGGCCCGCAGCGAGATGGTGCCGCGGCCCAGGTAGAACGTCGGCTTGGCGTAGACGACCACGCTGGCGCCGTCGCGCAGCGGCGGGTCGATGCCGCGCAGCAGGCCGGTGGGGCAGGTCACGGTCATGGACACGTCGGCGGCCGGGTCACGCAGGGTGAGGAACGCGGTCGACGTGCCGGGGCGGGCGTTGATCTGGGTCACCTGGCCCTCGACCCAGACCTGGCCGAGCCGGTTGATCCACTCGGCGATCTTGCGCGCGACCGTGCGGACCGGCCACGGGTTCTCGGCGCTGGTGGGTTCGGCGCTCACTCCGCGTCGGCGTCCTCGGCGGCGTTGGCGCGCTGCACGTTGGTGATGCGGCGGGCCAGCATGCCGACGAACTGCGCGCGGTTGGCGTGCGCGCGCTCGTAGGCGAGCAGCTCCTCGAGCTCCTCGAGGGAGAAGCGGCGCAGGCGGGCGCGCAGCTGCGGCAGGGTCAGCTCGTCGTAGTTGCCCAGGCCGAGCGGGCCTTCGCCGCTGTCCGGGCTGTCGAACTCGCCCTCGGCGTGGTCCTCGCCCAG
Coding sequences within it:
- a CDS encoding DMT family transporter produces the protein MGRNVIAGAGFVLFWSSGFVGATLGSRSSGAVTLLAWRFIVAGLLLGAWWVFRRRSMRPRDVAVQAGLGVLSQGAYLYFVYAAADLGVAPGTSALIAALQPIVAVVLGQFVLGERAGPLRWAGLVAGLAGVALVVGGDLSGRPGTPVLAYGMPFLAMLALVAATLVERRTASDVPLADGLVVQCVTSMVLFTGIAAATGQLVPPRVPDFWFAIGWVVLFSTFGGYGCYWLVLRRSSVTTVSTLLYLTPPTTMVLAWIMFGDTITLRGLLGLVVCLAAVVLVLRRPRKLSEGREMMTACSSPTSSPPPPR
- a CDS encoding TetR/AcrR family transcriptional regulator, producing the protein METQKPLTPAAERILEVAGKLFYDNGIHAVGVDTIAAEAGVTKKTLYDRFGSKAELIALYLRRRDERWRERVRAFADPRATPERRLLRVFDALADWMRTENARGCAFVNAHAELPAADHPGRQVIAESKRWLLDYLRGLATEAGVRRPGRLAEELLILVEGATVAASLGVAPTAVATAKRLAKGLLQEAAE
- a CDS encoding sigma-70 family RNA polymerase sigma factor yields the protein MDDDEITRHAFAAARGDRVAAERFVSGTQRQLHRLLTYLSDPGVAEDLTQETYLRAFAALPSFAGRSPARMWLLSIGKRVAADHLRTARRRPRTSQVEDWVAAAEQGGARTPDHGRLVVLRKLVADLEPERREAFVLTQVIGLSYAEAAQVCECAIGTIRSRVFRAREDLTAAMSVHDPAASLG
- a CDS encoding zf-HC2 domain-containing protein gives rise to the protein MDCATAREAISATLDGEDPGVDPSALDRHVTSCPACLTWQDDAAAVTRLARLEPAGATPDVAPRVLGHRPVPSGSAKSDWPRWSLAIAAVAQLSLVVSLLFLPPGMGGAMAVQPGSHLEHEAAAFNFAIAIALLWAAAKPRQARAQLPVLLSFTALLVGLSLLDLIGGRVGWPRLGTHLPLLFGVFCAVLIARRGGRRPDPADHGHETVDGRPTRSSRHQPPAARRNVA
- a CDS encoding helix-turn-helix transcriptional regulator; the protein is MVDQAELGAFLKARRAALDPQDLGLPQGVTRRRVAGLRREELAQLAGISVDYLTRLEQGRARNVSDEVLDSLARALRFTPDERRYLHNLATPRRKRPVRSPAQQVRPALQQLLDAMAVPAFILGRYLDVLTWNPMGGAIAFDFGSVPPEERNMPKLIFLNEDEARVLHPEFDQVCQDLVANLRAEAGRCPDDPRLAQLIGELSLGSDLFRRLWAGHRVREKAHGHKLIRNPLVGDLHLRYETLRLPDEPDQALVTYTAEPGSESERALELLAAWVSTDHLDQATLRRAAGG
- a CDS encoding class II fumarate hydratase, with amino-acid sequence MAEQEYRIEHDTMGEVRVPVDALYRAQTQRAVENFPISGRGLERAQIRALGLLKAAAARVNARFGVLDADLAEAIAQAADEVAEGKHDEHFPIDVFQTGSGTSSNMNANEVIATLASRALGSDVHPNDHVNASQSSNDTFPTTIHIAATEAVLADVIPALKHLAETIETRAGEWQDIVKSGRTHLMDAVPITLGQEAGAWAAQVRFGIERLESGLGRLGELPIGGTAVGSGLNAPEGFGAAVAGELAKVTGLPLTEARNHFEAQASQDSVVETSGHLRTVAVSLAKIANDLRWLGSGPRTGLAELQLPDLQPGSSIMPGKVNPVIPEATLQVVAQVIGNDAAVAYAGSQGNFQLNVNLPVIARNVLESARLLAAVSRLLADKVIAGITVNEERTRAYAEGSPSIVTPLNSYIGYEEAAAVAKQALKELKTIREVVIERGYIEQGKLTEAQLDEALDVLRMARGGK
- a CDS encoding NAD(P)/FAD-dependent oxidoreductase, giving the protein MDLSVDVLIVGAGPTGLFAAYYAGFRGLSMAVVDSLPEAGGQVTAMYPEKLIYDVGGFPAVRGRDLVKGLVEQAAPWNPRYLLGRKAEELRRGADGLDVVLDGGEVVHAGAVLITAGIGEFTPRPLPAGDGWLGRGMVHFVPSLDAHAGQDVVVVGGGDSAFDWVLALHPLAASVTLVHRRAKFRAAESIVGQARELGARIITDAEVTALREGPDGRLAEVEVQVKGAEPEVLPAQAVVAALGFTADLGPIENWGLDIHQRAIRVDSTMATGVERVFAAGDVAAYPGKVKLIATGFGEAATAVNNIAVTLDPEAHLFPGHSSNA
- a CDS encoding S1 family peptidase — its product is MKRLLLIAAACLLALGTVAQQAAARPDLVGGVSADQNYSFVASLQTSAGRHFCGASLIAPQWLLTAAHCVSDQTPDAVTARIGSNDRTQGGEVAKPDRLIVHPNYNPSGAGGDIALIHLAAPVQAAPVGLGTSTAAGTSVRLLGWGQTCPTPGCGAAPVDLQQLDTSLVDATRCASMDAATELCTDSPGGKSGACYGDSGGPELVRAGDRWLLLGLTSRSGNNDPACTTAPSIYTSAVAYTQWIASQTAPPPPPAPPPPPAPAPTPAPSPTPAPAPTPAPSPSPAPNPGPAPAPSPSPTPTPTSTPAPPA
- the glpX gene encoding class II fructose-bisphosphatase, which encodes MTSGTPSPSSTRRKEAPDRNLAMELVRVTEAAAMAAGRWVGKGDKNAGDGAAVDAMRQLISTVSMRGVVVIGEGEKDEAPMLYNGEEVGNGDGPACDVAVDPIDGTTLMSKGMPNALAVLAVAERGAMFDPSAVFYMEKLAVGPEAAGVVDLSAPVAENIRRVAKAKHTEVSDVTVCILDRPRHEQLVKEVREAGARIRFISDGDVAGAIAAARPTTGVDMLFGIGGTPEGIITACAMKCLGGELQGRLWPKDDAEREKAIGAGHDLDRVLTTDDLVRGDNVFFCATGVTDGDLLRGVHYRSGGATTQSIVMRSKSGTVRLIDGYHRLTKLRAYSSVDFDGVLTGTPDDDVVPPLP
- a CDS encoding exodeoxyribonuclease VII small subunit, whose product is MTEELGYEQARDQLIEVVRELEAGGLSLEQSLTLWEKGEHLAKVCERHLEGARERIEDALKSVEDTDGATNGDEG
- the xseA gene encoding exodeoxyribonuclease VII large subunit, yielding MSAEPTSAENPWPVRTVARKIAEWINRLGQVWVEGQVTQINARPGTSTAFLTLRDPAADVSMTVTCPTGLLRGIDPPLRDGASVVVYAKPTFYLGRGTISLRATEIRAVGIGELLARIERLRRLLAAEGLFAKERKRRLPFLPKGIGLITGRASAAERDVLVNAHNRWPAAPFQVVNTAVQGVQAVPQIVKALRMLDADPSVEVIVIARGGGSVEDLLPFSDETLCRAVAAARTPVVSAIGHEPDTPLLDHVADVRCSTPTDAGKRVVPDVKEESERVRQMRDRARRALHGWVDTQCRLLDQLRSRPVLADPMGPVNRRADEIELHRERGRRAMLNLVSHEQAAISGARGRLTALGPAATLERGYAVVQYHDEAGNLQVLRHISEVAEGTPLRVRVVDGAVHAVTKSTEPGE